One window of the Paenibacillus beijingensis genome contains the following:
- the argF gene encoding ornithine carbamoyltransferase: MQNTIKESMAVNLKGRDFLALADYTPEEIRYLIDLAIDLKHKQKAGEIYHPLKGKTLGMIFEKSSTRTRVSFEVGMYQLGGQALFLSRNDLQIGRGEPILDTAQVLSRYLDGIMIRTFAHRTVIELARGATVPVINGLTDASHPCQALADYQTVLEHKGRLEGLKVAYIGDGNNMVHSLIMGAAKLGMNISVATPEGYEPDPELVDQAKDVASATGAGIVICRDPKEAISGADVVYTDVWASMGFEEEQKEREQAFASYQVNEELAKYANKDYLFMHCLPAHRGEEVSEGVIDGHNSIIYDQAENRLHAQKAIMAAIM; encoded by the coding sequence ATGCAAAACACCATCAAAGAAAGTATGGCCGTCAATCTGAAGGGGCGGGATTTTCTGGCGCTGGCCGATTACACGCCGGAGGAAATCCGCTACTTGATCGATTTGGCGATCGACTTAAAGCATAAGCAAAAAGCGGGCGAAATTTATCATCCGCTCAAAGGGAAAACGCTTGGTATGATTTTCGAAAAATCGTCCACCCGCACGCGCGTATCGTTTGAAGTGGGCATGTACCAGCTCGGGGGCCAGGCGCTGTTCCTGTCCCGCAACGATCTGCAGATCGGGCGCGGAGAGCCGATTTTGGATACGGCGCAAGTGCTTTCGCGTTATTTGGACGGCATCATGATCCGCACGTTCGCTCACCGCACCGTAATCGAACTGGCGCGCGGAGCGACGGTTCCCGTCATCAACGGCCTGACCGACGCTTCGCATCCTTGCCAGGCGCTGGCCGACTACCAAACGGTGCTTGAGCACAAAGGACGGCTGGAAGGGCTTAAGGTTGCCTACATCGGGGACGGAAACAATATGGTCCATTCGCTCATCATGGGCGCGGCCAAGCTGGGCATGAACATTTCGGTTGCGACGCCGGAAGGCTACGAGCCCGATCCGGAGCTTGTTGACCAGGCGAAGGACGTCGCCTCGGCGACGGGAGCCGGTATCGTCATATGCCGCGATCCGAAAGAAGCGATCAGCGGCGCCGATGTCGTCTACACCGACGTTTGGGCGAGCATGGGCTTCGAGGAGGAGCAGAAAGAGCGCGAGCAGGCTTTTGCGAGCTACCAGGTGAACGAAGAGCTGGCGAAATACGCGAACAAGGATTACCTGTTCATGCACTGTCTGCCCGCCCACCGCGGCGAAGAAGTGAGCGAAGGCGTCATTGACGGCCACAACTCCATCATTTACGACCAGGCGGAAAACCGCTTGCACGCACAAAAAGCCATTATGGCGGCGATTATGTAA
- a CDS encoding acetylornithine transaminase: MSGEHSLFPTYGRYSVSLVKGEGSWLWDDQGNKYLDFMCGLAVTNLGHVPQTVKEALVKQLDELWHVSNLFHIPGQEAAAKLLTDNTCADAVFFCNSGAEANEAAIKLARRYHQKVLGTGRYEVISFHQSFHGRTLATLTATGQQKVKEGFLPLPAGFVTVPLHDEAALKAAVSDNTAAIMIEMVQAEGGVHPVKPEFMQFIVKLCQDNGLLLIIDEVQTGMGRTGKLFAHEHYGIEPDIFTVAKGVGSGFPVGAMLGKEKLREAFSAGSHGTTFGGTPIASAVVKATVETIIGNKVPQRALEAGNYLMGQLREKLAGNPFVKDIRGLGLMIGIECAEPVADIVTEARNRGLLVVTAGPDVVRLLPNLLVTNEEIDEAVRVLAEVLAEKTVAAS, from the coding sequence ATGAGTGGTGAACATTCTCTTTTTCCAACATATGGGAGATACTCGGTCTCGCTTGTGAAGGGCGAAGGAAGCTGGCTGTGGGATGATCAGGGCAACAAATATTTGGATTTTATGTGCGGACTGGCCGTAACGAATCTCGGTCACGTGCCGCAGACGGTGAAGGAAGCGCTCGTGAAGCAGCTTGACGAGCTGTGGCACGTCTCCAACCTGTTTCATATCCCGGGGCAGGAAGCTGCGGCCAAGCTGCTGACGGACAATACGTGCGCGGATGCGGTATTCTTCTGCAACTCCGGTGCGGAGGCCAATGAAGCGGCGATCAAGCTTGCCAGACGTTATCATCAAAAAGTGCTCGGAACGGGACGCTACGAAGTCATTTCGTTCCATCAGTCGTTCCACGGGCGGACGCTGGCTACACTGACCGCGACGGGACAGCAGAAGGTGAAGGAAGGCTTCCTTCCTCTCCCCGCAGGATTCGTAACGGTTCCGCTGCACGATGAGGCGGCTTTGAAAGCGGCAGTGAGCGACAACACAGCCGCCATTATGATCGAGATGGTGCAAGCCGAAGGCGGTGTTCATCCGGTTAAGCCTGAGTTTATGCAATTTATCGTGAAGCTTTGCCAGGACAACGGTCTGCTGCTTATTATCGACGAGGTTCAGACTGGCATGGGCCGGACAGGCAAGCTGTTTGCACACGAGCATTACGGGATCGAACCGGACATTTTCACCGTGGCCAAAGGGGTCGGCAGCGGCTTCCCGGTCGGCGCGATGCTCGGCAAGGAAAAGCTGCGCGAGGCGTTCAGCGCGGGCAGTCACGGCACGACGTTCGGCGGCACGCCGATTGCGTCCGCTGTCGTAAAAGCAACGGTCGAAACGATTATCGGGAACAAAGTGCCGCAGCGCGCCCTGGAAGCGGGCAATTACTTGATGGGCCAGCTTCGCGAGAAGCTCGCCGGCAACCCGTTCGTGAAAGATATCCGCGGCTTAGGCCTGATGATCGGGATCGAATGCGCGGAGCCTGTGGCCGATATCGTGACGGAAGCCCGCAATCGCGGCCTGCTCGTTGTGACGGCCGGACCGGACGTTGTACGTCTTCTGCCGAATCTGCTGGTCACCAACGAGGAGATCGACGAGGCGGTACGCGTGCTGGCTGAAGTTTTGGCGGAGAAGACGGTAGCGGCTTCTTAA
- the argB gene encoding acetylglutamate kinase — MEQRFVMKCGGSTLAALPDSFFADLRRLQAEGVRPVIVHGGGPAISSTLEKLGIETEFVGGLRKTTGDVLDVVEMVLAGAINKEIVRKIQQSGAKALGLSGVDGMLIQAQPVANAVDIGYVGDVTDVNAEVIEGVMAMGYIPVLAPIGIDGAGQRYNINADTAAGAVASRLGVERMIVVTDVPGIMKTVDGQKKVLPSITVAEIDEMIASGEIYGGMIPKVRAAVKCLHGNVREVVIVSGEEPNVLSRVVREGGVGTVIAGG, encoded by the coding sequence ATGGAACAACGGTTTGTTATGAAATGCGGCGGCAGCACGCTGGCGGCGCTTCCGGATTCGTTCTTCGCCGACCTGCGGCGGCTGCAGGCCGAAGGCGTGCGTCCGGTCATCGTGCACGGCGGCGGACCGGCGATCTCCTCCACGCTGGAGAAGCTCGGCATCGAGACCGAGTTTGTGGGCGGATTGCGCAAGACGACCGGTGACGTGCTCGATGTCGTGGAGATGGTGCTGGCAGGGGCGATCAACAAGGAGATCGTCCGCAAAATTCAGCAAAGCGGCGCGAAGGCGCTTGGCTTATCCGGCGTCGACGGCATGCTGATTCAAGCGCAGCCGGTGGCAAACGCCGTGGACATCGGCTATGTGGGCGATGTGACGGATGTGAACGCGGAAGTGATCGAAGGCGTCATGGCGATGGGGTACATCCCGGTATTGGCGCCGATCGGCATTGACGGGGCCGGACAGCGGTACAACATTAACGCCGATACGGCTGCGGGAGCGGTCGCTTCGCGGCTCGGCGTAGAGCGGATGATCGTGGTAACCGACGTGCCGGGCATTATGAAGACGGTGGACGGACAGAAAAAGGTGCTGCCGAGCATTACCGTTGCCGAGATCGATGAGATGATTGCAAGCGGCGAAATTTACGGCGGCATGATTCCGAAAGTGCGTGCGGCGGTGAAGTGCCTGCACGGCAACGTCCGCGAAGTCGTGATCGTAAGCGGCGAAGAGCCGAATGTGCTCAGCCGCGTCGTTCGCGAAGGCGGAGTCGGAACGGTGATCGCCGGCGGCTAG
- the argJ gene encoding bifunctional ornithine acetyltransferase/N-acetylglutamate synthase has product MSHEYPRLFSVVENGSVTTPAGFKAGGLHCGLKKTTRHDLGAIVSEVPAAAAGVYTTNVFQAAPLKVTRDSIGQDGRLQAVLVNSGNANACTGKQGEADAYEMRSRFAEAIGVKADDVAVASTGVIGENLKMDRVRSGIDGLPGRLLGSREGSDDFCQAILTTDLVQKMVCVKLVVDGRDVLIAGAAKGSGMIHPNMATMLGFVTTDALIGSEALQQLLREATNLTFNMITVDGDTSTNDMLVAMANGLAGNRELTPQHPDWAAFASALRYVCEVLAKAIARDGEGATKLVEVQVRGAESDASAAAIAKTVIGSSLVKSAIFGADANWGRIIAAVGRAGQPVNPETVDIRLGTILTLEQSRPIAFDEEEALEYLKGETVVITVDLHMAGGEAVAWGCDLTYDYVRINAAYRT; this is encoded by the coding sequence ATGTCACACGAATATCCACGGCTGTTCTCCGTGGTTGAGAACGGGTCCGTCACGACGCCTGCCGGCTTTAAAGCGGGCGGGCTGCACTGCGGCTTGAAAAAAACGACCCGCCACGATTTGGGCGCCATTGTGAGCGAAGTTCCGGCTGCGGCTGCCGGCGTCTATACGACGAATGTGTTTCAGGCGGCGCCGCTGAAAGTAACGCGCGACAGCATCGGGCAGGACGGCCGGCTGCAGGCGGTGCTCGTCAACAGCGGCAATGCCAATGCCTGCACCGGGAAGCAGGGCGAAGCTGATGCCTATGAGATGCGCAGCCGTTTTGCGGAAGCGATCGGCGTGAAAGCGGACGATGTCGCCGTCGCTTCGACCGGCGTGATCGGCGAGAATTTGAAGATGGATCGGGTGCGAAGCGGGATCGACGGCCTTCCCGGCAGGCTGCTGGGCAGCCGTGAAGGCAGCGACGACTTCTGCCAGGCGATTTTGACGACCGATTTGGTGCAAAAGATGGTTTGCGTCAAGCTCGTCGTCGACGGCCGGGACGTTCTTATCGCCGGCGCGGCCAAAGGGTCCGGCATGATTCACCCGAACATGGCAACGATGCTTGGTTTCGTAACGACGGACGCCTTGATCGGAAGTGAAGCGCTGCAGCAGCTGCTGCGGGAAGCGACCAACCTGACATTTAATATGATTACGGTCGACGGTGATACAAGCACGAACGATATGCTCGTGGCGATGGCAAACGGGCTTGCGGGCAACCGCGAGCTGACGCCGCAGCATCCGGATTGGGCGGCGTTTGCTTCCGCGCTCCGGTACGTATGCGAAGTGCTTGCCAAGGCGATCGCCCGCGACGGTGAAGGCGCGACGAAACTCGTTGAAGTGCAGGTGCGCGGCGCAGAGAGCGACGCCTCCGCGGCGGCGATCGCGAAGACGGTTATCGGTTCCTCTCTTGTGAAATCGGCCATTTTCGGCGCCGATGCGAACTGGGGACGGATTATCGCGGCGGTCGGCCGCGCAGGACAGCCTGTTAATCCGGAGACGGTCGACATCCGGCTCGGAACGATTTTAACCCTGGAGCAGTCGCGTCCGATCGCTTTTGACGAAGAAGAGGCGCTGGAATATTTGAAGGGCGAAACTGTTGTCATTACGGTCGATCTGCATATGGCCGGCGGCGAAGCGGTCGCCTGGGGCTGCGATTTGACCTACGACTATGTAAGGATTAACGCCGCTTACCGGACTTGA
- the argC gene encoding N-acetyl-gamma-glutamyl-phosphate reductase has product MGSKLKVAIVGSTGYGGVELIRLLEAHPLAEVTSVISSSSAGTPIAEGFPHLSEIRTDLLDGIDPAAIKAKADVVFTATPAGVASKLAPQLLEAGLKVIDLSGDFRLKSPEVYEQWYKKEPAAEHDLQRAVFGLAEVYGDQVKGAELISNPGCYPTATLLGLVPALAAGWIDPSTIIVDAKSGVSGAGRGASLGTHYSELNENFKAYKLNKHQHIPEIEQVLTDVAGREVTATFTTHLVPMTRGIMATIYASLTESRTDRDLIGLYRDYYHGRPFVRVRNEGIWPATKEVSGSNYCDIGFAVDSRTGRVTIISVIDNLVKGAAGQAIQNLNLMMGWDELTGLNFVPVYP; this is encoded by the coding sequence ATGGGTTCCAAGTTGAAAGTAGCGATTGTCGGTTCTACCGGATACGGCGGAGTGGAGCTGATCCGTCTGCTCGAGGCGCATCCGCTCGCGGAGGTGACGTCGGTCATCTCATCTTCAAGCGCCGGAACGCCGATTGCAGAAGGGTTCCCGCATTTGAGCGAAATCCGCACCGATCTGCTTGACGGGATTGATCCCGCAGCGATCAAGGCGAAGGCGGATGTCGTGTTCACCGCGACGCCGGCAGGCGTGGCTTCGAAGCTTGCGCCGCAGCTGCTGGAAGCGGGATTGAAAGTGATCGATTTGTCGGGCGATTTTCGTTTGAAGTCACCTGAAGTATATGAACAGTGGTATAAAAAGGAGCCGGCTGCAGAGCACGACCTGCAGCGGGCGGTATTCGGACTTGCGGAAGTGTACGGTGACCAGGTGAAGGGTGCGGAGCTTATTTCCAACCCGGGCTGTTATCCGACGGCAACGCTGCTCGGACTGGTTCCGGCGCTTGCGGCCGGCTGGATCGACCCGTCGACCATTATCGTCGACGCCAAATCGGGCGTCTCCGGAGCAGGCCGGGGGGCGAGCCTGGGCACTCATTACTCGGAATTGAACGAGAATTTCAAAGCCTACAAGCTGAACAAGCACCAGCATATTCCCGAGATCGAACAGGTGCTCACCGATGTGGCGGGGCGTGAGGTAACGGCAACGTTCACGACCCATCTTGTGCCGATGACGCGCGGTATTATGGCGACGATTTACGCTTCGCTGACCGAAAGCCGCACGGATCGGGACCTGATCGGTCTTTACCGCGATTATTATCACGGCCGCCCGTTCGTACGCGTCCGGAATGAGGGAATCTGGCCGGCGACAAAAGAAGTTTCGGGCTCCAATTACTGCGACATCGGCTTTGCGGTCGACAGCCGTACGGGCAGGGTTACGATTATTTCGGTCATTGACAATTTGGTCAAGGGAGCGGCAGGGCAAGCAATCCAAAATCTTAATCTGATGATGGGTTGGGACGAGTTGACAGGTTTGAACTTTGTTCCGGTCTATCCTTAA
- a CDS encoding YitT family protein: protein MKGQAGNGKNGRFGRVRPAYVNWLLLVAGAFIVAVSFNCFLLANEIASGGVSGISVLVQRMQGIPPAYTQWALNIPLFFAGWFTLGSRFAVRTAAGSVVLPLFVLLTSHWPVPTHNPLLASIYGGIGVGTGLGLVFRGRGSTGGIDLAAQILHRFTGMPLGLSVACLDGCIIAAAGILLSPEKALYALIGLFVTSKTIDIVQTGPALSKVAFIISSRAEELADAVLHELDRGLTRLDAHGGYTGDARTVLMVVVGQNEVAELKRIVQRADSDAFVIISHTAEVLGKGFKMG, encoded by the coding sequence TTGAAGGGACAGGCCGGGAACGGAAAAAATGGACGATTCGGGCGGGTCCGTCCGGCTTACGTCAATTGGCTGCTGCTGGTGGCGGGAGCTTTTATTGTGGCGGTCAGCTTTAACTGTTTTTTGCTCGCGAATGAAATCGCCTCGGGCGGCGTGTCCGGTATATCGGTGCTTGTTCAGCGGATGCAGGGCATCCCGCCGGCATACACGCAGTGGGCGCTCAATATTCCGCTCTTCTTTGCGGGCTGGTTCACGCTCGGCAGCCGCTTTGCCGTCCGTACGGCGGCCGGGTCGGTCGTGCTTCCTTTGTTCGTGCTGCTCACATCGCACTGGCCCGTTCCGACGCATAACCCGCTGCTCGCCTCCATTTACGGCGGCATCGGCGTCGGCACCGGTCTCGGACTCGTGTTCCGGGGGCGCGGCTCGACGGGCGGAATCGACTTGGCGGCACAAATTTTGCATCGCTTCACCGGCATGCCGCTCGGATTGTCCGTCGCATGTCTGGACGGATGCATTATTGCTGCCGCAGGCATTTTGCTATCCCCTGAAAAGGCGCTTTATGCCTTAATCGGTCTGTTCGTCACCAGTAAAACGATCGATATCGTGCAGACCGGTCCGGCGCTGTCGAAGGTCGCTTTTATTATTTCGTCCCGCGCGGAGGAGCTGGCGGATGCGGTGCTGCACGAATTGGACCGGGGGCTGACCCGGCTCGACGCCCATGGCGGCTATACCGGCGATGCCCGCACCGTGCTGATGGTTGTCGTCGGGCAGAACGAGGTGGCGGAACTGAAGCGGATCGTGCAGCGCGCCGACTCCGATGCGTTTGTCATAATCAGCCATACGGCCGAAGTGCTCGGCAAGGGCTTCAAAATGGGCTAA
- the prfB gene encoding peptide chain release factor 2 (programmed frameshift): MIDASVKQDLRELAKRLQELRGSLDLDLKQEIISNYEEKMTAPDFWDDNDRAQGVIAELNAVKSVVDQYGKLAQEHGDLETMLELAEEEGDEALEAELAEGVAELVRKAGEFELQLLLNQPYDKLNAILELHPGAGGTESQDWGQMLYRMYTRWAEKRGFKVEVLDYLPGDEAGIKSVTIMVKGYNAYGYLKAEKGVHRLVRISPFDASGRRHTSFVSCDIMPEISDDVEIEIRPEDLKVDTYRSSGAGGQHVNKTESAIRITHIPTGIVVACQTERSQIQNRERAMKMLRSKLYERKIEEQQKALAEIRGEVSDIAWGSQIRSYVFHPYSMVKDHRTSVETGNVGAVMDGDLDAFIDGYLRHQIRQEEPGV; this comes from the exons ATGATAGACGCATCGGTTAAGCAGGACCTGCGCGAGTTGGCGAAGCGGCTCCAAGAACTCAGGGGGTCTCTT GACTTAGATCTCAAGCAGGAGATCATTTCAAACTACGAGGAAAAAATGACGGCGCCCGATTTTTGGGACGATAACGATCGGGCCCAGGGCGTCATCGCGGAATTAAATGCGGTCAAGTCCGTTGTGGACCAGTACGGGAAGCTTGCGCAGGAGCACGGCGATCTGGAAACGATGCTGGAGCTCGCGGAAGAAGAAGGCGACGAGGCGCTTGAAGCCGAACTGGCGGAAGGCGTGGCGGAGCTGGTCCGCAAGGCCGGCGAGTTCGAGCTGCAGCTGCTGCTCAATCAGCCTTACGACAAGCTGAACGCCATTTTGGAGCTGCATCCGGGGGCGGGCGGAACGGAGTCGCAGGACTGGGGCCAAATGCTGTACCGGATGTACACACGCTGGGCCGAGAAGCGCGGCTTTAAGGTGGAAGTGCTGGACTATTTGCCGGGCGACGAGGCGGGCATCAAGAGCGTTACGATCATGGTGAAAGGTTATAACGCATACGGCTATTTGAAAGCGGAAAAAGGGGTGCACCGGCTGGTGCGCATTTCGCCGTTCGACGCTTCGGGCCGCAGGCATACGTCATTCGTATCGTGCGACATCATGCCGGAAATTTCCGACGATGTCGAGATCGAAATCCGCCCTGAGGACCTGAAGGTCGATACGTACCGCTCCAGCGGCGCCGGCGGCCAGCACGTCAACAAGACGGAATCGGCGATCCGGATTACCCACATTCCTACTGGAATCGTGGTTGCCTGCCAGACGGAACGGTCCCAGATCCAAAACCGCGAGCGCGCGATGAAGATGCTTCGTTCCAAGCTCTATGAACGCAAGATTGAAGAACAGCAGAAGGCACTGGCGGAAATTCGCGGCGAAGTGTCGGATATCGCTTGGGGAAGCCAGATCCGTTCTTATGTGTTCCATCCCTACAGCATGGTGAAGGACCACCGGACCTCGGTGGAAACCGGCAATGTGGGCGCCGTGATGGACGGCGACCTGGACGCCTTCATCGACGGATATTTGCGGCATCAGATCCGCCAAGAGGAGCCGGGGGTATAA